From the genome of Pseudomonas sp. Teo4, one region includes:
- a CDS encoding coniferyl aldehyde dehydrogenase has translation MQPVPSSVQALGSLLSRQKDAFNTEGAVTAERRRQRIQQVIDLLVRHHESLTDAIDQDFGGRPAGFSLMNDVLGALASLKHARDHLQAWMQDEPRPVFTPYDQLGAKAWVRYQPKGSVGIIGTWNAPLYTLFSPLASALAAGNRAILKPSEVLPRTAALVAELCAEHLDPLEVAVVTGDAELAEAFTAQPFDHLVFTGSTAIGRSVMRNAAQHLVPVTLELGGKSPVLLSRSADLGKAAFSIAAAKATNGGQICINPDLVYVPRPSLETFLVALREAYCALNPTASGNPDVVAVVNARHLARVEDLVQGARQLGARIESMPESGEGDDRRRPLRVVVDPAQDARIMHEEIFGPAMVVLTYESVSEVIAQINARPRPLALYYFGADAQEQQQVLDHTLSGGVTLNDVMLHAAMHDAPFGGVGASGMGHYHGREGFLEFSHLRTVFQAPAHDPRREWGLLPPYGEHFLAAMLAQVTAD, from the coding sequence ATGCAACCCGTTCCGTCATCGGTCCAGGCGCTCGGCAGCCTGTTGTCACGGCAGAAGGACGCCTTCAACACAGAGGGCGCGGTCACGGCCGAGCGCCGTCGCCAACGTATCCAGCAAGTTATCGACCTACTGGTGCGCCACCATGAAAGCCTGACCGACGCCATCGACCAGGACTTCGGTGGCCGCCCCGCCGGCTTTAGCTTGATGAACGATGTGCTCGGGGCGCTGGCAAGCCTCAAGCACGCCAGGGACCACCTGCAGGCCTGGATGCAGGATGAGCCCAGGCCGGTGTTCACCCCCTACGACCAGCTGGGCGCCAAGGCCTGGGTGCGTTATCAGCCCAAAGGCTCGGTGGGCATCATCGGCACCTGGAATGCGCCGTTGTACACCTTGTTCAGCCCCTTGGCGTCGGCGCTGGCCGCAGGCAACCGGGCCATTCTCAAACCATCCGAGGTGTTGCCACGAACTGCCGCGCTGGTGGCTGAGTTGTGCGCGGAACATCTCGACCCGCTGGAGGTGGCCGTGGTGACCGGTGATGCCGAGCTGGCCGAGGCCTTCACCGCCCAGCCGTTCGATCACCTGGTATTCACCGGCAGCACCGCCATTGGCCGCTCGGTGATGCGCAATGCAGCGCAGCACCTGGTGCCGGTGACGTTGGAGCTGGGCGGCAAGTCGCCAGTGCTGCTGTCGCGCAGCGCCGACCTGGGCAAGGCGGCGTTCAGCATCGCTGCGGCCAAGGCCACCAACGGCGGGCAAATCTGCATCAACCCGGACCTGGTGTATGTGCCGCGGCCCTCGCTTGAAACCTTCCTGGTTGCGCTGCGCGAGGCCTACTGCGCGCTCAACCCGACCGCCAGCGGCAACCCGGATGTGGTGGCGGTGGTCAATGCCAGGCACCTGGCGCGGGTGGAAGACCTGGTGCAAGGCGCTCGGCAGCTGGGGGCGAGAATAGAGTCGATGCCGGAATCGGGCGAGGGTGACGACCGGCGCCGGCCATTGCGGGTAGTGGTCGACCCAGCGCAGGACGCACGGATCATGCACGAGGAAATCTTCGGCCCGGCGATGGTGGTGTTGACCTATGAGTCTGTTAGTGAAGTCATCGCCCAGATCAACGCCCGGCCACGCCCGCTGGCGTTGTACTACTTCGGCGCCGATGCGCAGGAACAGCAGCAGGTGCTGGACCACACCCTGTCCGGTGGTGTGACATTGAACGACGTGATGCTGCACGCCGCGATGCACGATGCGCCATTCGGGGGTGTCGGCGCCTCCGGCATGGGGCATTATCACGGACGCGAAGGGTTCCTTGAATTCAGCCACCTGCGCACGGTGTTTCAGGCGCCAGCCCACGACCCGCGCCGCGAATGGGGCCTGTTGCCACCCTACGGCGAGCACTTCCTCGCCGCCATGCTGGCCCAGGTGACCGCCGACTGA
- a CDS encoding flavin reductase family protein yields MATQHTGFDPQAFRAALGTFTTGVTIITSQAEDGSPVGITANSFNSVSLNPPLVLWSLSKQARSLPVFSSGKHWNVHVLSIEQEKLSGRFATQGENKFAEIELDDGISDAPLLQDCTARFQCRTAFQYEGGDHVIFVGEVLAFDHSDRAPLAFQSGQYALATRKPRSELRLATTPPPPECSYTEDLLGYLLGRGHYQVLNLLRHLLSNQQLDEQAFFVLAVLSIRDNLSLAEINTFVSYTGHVVTLAGMRFLERQDLVAIEGEGAQLRFVLTAKGREISLQQVALAKVVEEELTAKLGEADAQALKVLLKRLIVVSDPGLPDLWAPR; encoded by the coding sequence ATGGCAACACAACATACCGGTTTCGACCCCCAGGCCTTCCGCGCAGCGCTGGGCACCTTCACCACAGGCGTCACCATCATCACCTCCCAGGCCGAAGACGGCTCGCCGGTCGGCATCACCGCCAACAGCTTCAACTCAGTGTCGCTCAACCCGCCGTTGGTGCTGTGGAGCCTGTCAAAGCAAGCGCGCAGCCTGCCGGTGTTCAGCAGCGGCAAGCATTGGAACGTGCATGTGTTGTCCATCGAGCAGGAGAAATTGTCCGGGCGCTTCGCCACCCAGGGCGAGAACAAGTTCGCCGAAATCGAACTCGACGACGGCATCAGCGATGCCCCTCTGCTGCAGGACTGCACGGCACGTTTCCAGTGCCGCACGGCGTTCCAGTACGAAGGTGGCGACCATGTGATCTTCGTTGGCGAAGTGCTGGCGTTCGACCACAGCGACCGTGCGCCATTGGCGTTCCAAAGCGGCCAGTACGCCCTGGCCACGCGCAAGCCACGCAGCGAGCTGCGCCTGGCCACCACCCCGCCGCCGCCGGAATGCAGCTACACCGAAGACCTGCTCGGCTACCTGCTTGGCCGTGGTCACTACCAGGTGTTGAACCTGCTGCGTCACCTGCTGAGCAACCAGCAGCTCGACGAGCAGGCGTTCTTCGTGCTGGCCGTACTGTCGATTCGCGACAACCTCAGCCTCGCGGAAATCAACACCTTCGTCAGCTACACCGGCCATGTAGTCACGCTGGCGGGCATGCGCTTCCTCGAGCGCCAGGACCTGGTCGCCATCGAGGGCGAAGGCGCGCAGTTGCGCTTCGTGCTCACCGCCAAAGGCCGCGAAATCTCGTTGCAGCAAGTGGCGCTGGCCAAGGTGGTGGAGGAAGAACTGACCGCCAAGCTTGGCGAGGCGGACGCCCAGGCATTGAAGGTGCTGCTCAAGCGCCTGATCGTGGTCAGCGACCCCGGTTTGCCTGATCTCTGGGCGCCACGGTGA
- a CDS encoding MFS transporter, with protein MLLAAVFADNFVGRQILAVMIEPIKAEFGVGDTALGLISGLAFAAMYAVLGLPAGRLVDRLPRTRLLAAACLLWALATMACGLAGSFLVLALARMLVAVSESPTTSASLSLIADLYPPQRRSFAISCFTAAPTFSSIIGLSIGAWVVEHHGWRTAFVALALPALAFAAVLALVRDPQRGRWDLVAHPAPNARLGLGAEARILWALAPYRWLILAGGLTTLGSYAVAMWNTSFLVRSHGLSLQDAGMLAGVVCGTAAGFGGLFSGWLSDRLARRAAHWQLTLPIAGHLAAMTALSTYLLWPADLLMQLGALPVPAAMLWCALYSFFAVWWVAPSYNLVTQLVPPQRRGTAMALQTIVSTLLGIGVGPLLTGLVSDLLQPVFGQQSLRYALLLVSLPVLGAVLLLIRTLGHSREQSRQQALPAE; from the coding sequence ATGTTGCTGGCGGCGGTGTTCGCCGACAACTTCGTGGGCCGGCAGATCCTGGCCGTGATGATCGAGCCCATCAAGGCCGAGTTCGGCGTCGGCGACACCGCGCTGGGCCTGATCTCCGGCTTGGCCTTCGCCGCCATGTACGCGGTGCTCGGCTTGCCTGCGGGCAGGCTGGTGGATCGCCTGCCGCGCACGCGCCTGCTGGCCGCGGCCTGCCTGCTCTGGGCGCTGGCCACCATGGCATGCGGGCTGGCAGGCAGCTTCCTGGTGCTGGCGCTGGCGCGAATGCTGGTGGCGGTGAGCGAGTCGCCGACCACCTCGGCCTCGCTGTCGCTGATCGCCGACCTCTACCCACCGCAGCGGCGTTCGTTCGCCATCAGCTGTTTCACCGCTGCGCCGACCTTTTCCTCGATCATCGGCCTGAGCATCGGCGCCTGGGTCGTCGAACACCATGGCTGGCGCACGGCATTCGTCGCCCTGGCCCTGCCCGCCCTCGCCTTCGCCGCAGTGCTGGCGCTGGTGCGTGACCCGCAACGGGGCCGCTGGGACCTTGTCGCCCACCCTGCGCCAAACGCGCGCCTGGGCCTTGGCGCCGAAGCGCGGATACTGTGGGCGCTTGCGCCCTATCGCTGGCTGATCCTGGCTGGCGGGTTGACCACGCTGGGGTCTTACGCGGTGGCGATGTGGAACACCAGTTTCCTGGTGCGCTCCCACGGCCTGTCGCTGCAGGACGCGGGCATGCTGGCGGGTGTGGTCTGCGGTACGGCGGCCGGATTCGGTGGGCTGTTCAGCGGCTGGTTGAGCGACCGCCTCGCGCGCCGAGCCGCCCATTGGCAGCTGACACTGCCGATTGCCGGGCACCTTGCCGCAATGACAGCGCTGAGCACCTACCTGCTGTGGCCTGCCGACCTGCTGATGCAGCTGGGGGCCTTGCCGGTGCCGGCGGCCATGCTCTGGTGCGCGCTGTACAGCTTTTTTGCGGTGTGGTGGGTTGCGCCGTCTTACAACCTGGTCACGCAACTGGTGCCGCCGCAACGCCGGGGGACCGCGATGGCGCTGCAGACCATTGTCAGCACCTTGTTGGGAATTGGTGTCGGGCCGTTGTTGACGGGTCTGGTCAGCGATCTGCTGCAGCCGGTGTTCGGCCAGCAGTCGCTGCGCTATGCCTTGCTGCTGGTGAGCCTTCCGGTGCTGGGTGCGGTGCTGCTACTGATCAGGACGCTCGGTCACAGCCGCGAGCAGAGCCGGCAACAGGCCTTGCCTGCGGAGTGA
- a CDS encoding amidase, translating into MPTDPQTTDTDSPASWPRRSVLKAGAVAVGAGLLGRFASAASAGLSANDYQGLDAWAMAEAVRAGSLSGEELLAAALARCALVNPKVAAVNMLHEDYARTLLSQRRSAGNSAQGALAGVPILLKDLNTYLQGTSTSNGCRLFRDAPQATFTSTLIARYEQAGAVPFGKTTCPEFGLTTTTESLLWGQTRNPWNLAMSAGGSSGGAAAAVAAGIVPVAHATDGGGSIRIPASYCGLVGLKPSRYRTPSGPAHYEGWFGASVGNVVSRSVRDTALFLDAGQGHEPGSAYWSAPLARPYVEELRREPGKLRVAVVRQSLTGAPLDAAVAATLEQTIKQLLGLGHEIEELQLAIDPRELFGAHGTVIGTALLNLVHEREQALGRTATPQDLEQITQVVLKRAQAVNGVGMYQARQSFERIGAAMERPFERFDVILSPVTANLTPALGQLSLDQHWDSYAQRAMGSAGFTVLANVSGQPAISLPLGQSDSGLPVGMLFTARLGAEDVLLRLASQLEQDRPWAARRAVL; encoded by the coding sequence ATGCCTACTGACCCGCAAACCACCGATACCGACTCACCGGCCTCTTGGCCACGACGCAGCGTGCTCAAGGCCGGCGCCGTGGCCGTGGGCGCAGGGCTGCTGGGGCGCTTTGCGTCCGCCGCCAGCGCTGGCCTTTCAGCCAACGATTATCAGGGCCTGGATGCCTGGGCCATGGCCGAAGCGGTGCGCGCCGGCAGCCTCAGCGGCGAAGAGCTGCTGGCGGCGGCCCTGGCCCGCTGCGCTTTGGTCAACCCCAAGGTCGCAGCCGTGAACATGCTGCACGAAGACTATGCACGCACACTGCTCAGCCAGCGCCGAAGCGCCGGTAACAGCGCCCAGGGCGCATTGGCCGGCGTGCCAATTCTGCTCAAGGACCTCAACACCTACCTGCAGGGCACTTCGACCAGCAACGGCTGCCGACTGTTTCGCGATGCCCCACAGGCCACCTTCACCAGCACCTTGATTGCCCGCTACGAGCAGGCCGGTGCGGTGCCGTTCGGCAAGACCACTTGCCCCGAGTTCGGCCTGACCACCACCACCGAATCGCTGCTCTGGGGGCAGACGCGCAACCCGTGGAACCTGGCCATGAGCGCCGGCGGTTCTTCCGGCGGTGCGGCAGCGGCGGTCGCGGCCGGCATCGTCCCGGTGGCCCACGCCACCGATGGCGGCGGCTCGATCCGTATTCCTGCCTCTTACTGCGGCCTTGTGGGGCTCAAGCCCAGCCGCTACCGAACCCCGAGCGGTCCGGCGCACTACGAGGGCTGGTTCGGCGCCAGCGTGGGCAACGTGGTGTCGCGCAGCGTGCGCGATACCGCGCTGTTCCTGGACGCCGGGCAAGGTCACGAGCCAGGCAGCGCCTACTGGAGCGCGCCACTGGCACGGCCCTACGTCGAAGAATTGCGCCGCGAGCCAGGCAAGCTGCGTGTGGCGGTGGTGCGCCAGTCATTGACCGGCGCGCCGCTGGACGCCGCCGTGGCCGCGACGCTGGAACAGACCATCAAGCAATTGCTGGGGCTGGGTCATGAGATCGAGGAACTGCAACTGGCCATCGACCCCCGCGAGCTGTTCGGTGCCCATGGCACGGTGATCGGCACGGCGCTGCTGAACCTGGTGCATGAGCGCGAGCAGGCGTTGGGGCGCACGGCCACGCCGCAGGACCTGGAGCAGATCACCCAAGTGGTGCTCAAACGCGCCCAGGCCGTCAATGGCGTGGGCATGTACCAGGCTCGGCAGAGCTTCGAGCGCATCGGCGCGGCCATGGAGCGCCCCTTCGAGCGTTTCGATGTGATCCTCTCGCCGGTCACCGCCAACCTCACCCCCGCGCTGGGCCAGCTCAGCCTCGACCAGCACTGGGACAGCTACGCCCAACGGGCCATGGGCAGTGCCGGGTTCACCGTGCTGGCCAATGTCAGCGGCCAGCCGGCGATTTCCCTGCCTCTGGGCCAAAGCGACAGCGGCCTGCCGGTGGGCATGTTGTTCACCGCGCGGCTGGGCGCCGAGGACGTGCTGCTGCGTCTGGCCAGCCAGTTGGAGCAGGACCGTCCCTGGGCTGCGCGGCGGGCGGTGCTGTAG
- a CDS encoding FAD-dependent oxidoreductase — protein sequence MTAQDQSHTQYDVIVVGSGAGAMTSAVFLADQGFSVLVLEKSDKFGGTSAISGGGIWIPNNHYFARRGGNDSREQAQRYLTAAAGDQVCPTRLQAYLDNAPKMIEALTRTSRVRYAVAAKYPDYYPHLPGALPGGRTLDPELFDSSLLGEELEHLRKPSPSTLLMGRIAWTARDAHKAMARGFGWQLLILRLMLRYKLDFKWRRKSRFDRRAALGSSLVCSLRRSLMDRNVPLWLNSDFRELITEQGRVTGVRISREGRDLELRARHGVILASGGFEQNQALREQYLPKPTQMTWSATPPGNNTGAALQAGLAQGAATALMDWAWWAPTIAVPGEEKPRGIFAERAFPGAIVVNGQGLRFVNEAAPYLEFVDAMHRDNASSGGRSVPAWVIFDGHFRFNYAMGPLMPAQVMPDSRLRKEWRDTLYWKADTLDALAAQIGVDPQGLAGTVAKVNAYARTGVDEDFGRGGNVFDRYYGDSNIKPNPCLAPLRKGPYYAMRLDAGDIGTKGGLLTNAQAQVVRDDGSPIAGLYAIGNCSASVMGTSYPGAGGTLGPAMTFAYIAANHLAAQRKEA from the coding sequence ATGACGGCTCAAGATCAGTCTCACACCCAATACGACGTGATAGTGGTCGGTTCGGGTGCCGGTGCGATGACCTCGGCGGTGTTTCTCGCCGACCAGGGTTTCAGCGTGCTGGTCCTGGAAAAAAGCGACAAGTTCGGTGGCACGTCAGCGATCTCCGGCGGCGGGATCTGGATTCCCAACAACCACTATTTCGCCCGCCGGGGCGGTAACGACAGCCGCGAGCAGGCCCAGCGCTACCTGACGGCCGCCGCTGGCGACCAGGTCTGCCCGACCCGGCTGCAAGCTTACCTGGACAACGCGCCGAAGATGATCGAGGCGCTGACCCGCACCAGCCGCGTCCGCTACGCGGTGGCTGCGAAATACCCCGACTATTATCCCCACCTGCCAGGCGCCTTGCCCGGTGGTCGCACCCTGGACCCTGAACTGTTCGACAGCAGCCTGCTTGGCGAAGAGCTTGAGCACTTGCGCAAACCCTCGCCCTCGACCCTGCTCATGGGGCGCATTGCCTGGACCGCCCGCGACGCGCACAAAGCCATGGCCCGTGGCTTTGGCTGGCAGTTGCTGATTCTGCGGCTAATGCTGCGCTACAAGCTCGATTTCAAATGGCGACGCAAAAGCCGCTTCGACCGCCGCGCCGCGCTGGGCAGTTCACTGGTGTGCTCGCTGCGCCGTTCGCTGATGGACCGCAACGTACCCCTGTGGTTGAACAGCGACTTCCGCGAACTGATCACCGAGCAAGGGCGCGTGACCGGTGTGCGCATCAGCCGTGAGGGGCGCGACCTTGAACTGCGCGCCCGCCACGGGGTGATTCTGGCGTCCGGCGGTTTCGAGCAGAACCAGGCCCTGCGCGAGCAGTACCTGCCCAAGCCCACGCAAATGACCTGGAGCGCGACGCCGCCCGGCAACAACACCGGTGCCGCGCTGCAGGCCGGCCTGGCCCAGGGCGCCGCCACCGCGCTGATGGACTGGGCCTGGTGGGCACCGACCATCGCCGTGCCCGGAGAAGAGAAGCCCCGTGGTATCTTCGCCGAACGCGCCTTCCCTGGGGCGATCGTGGTCAACGGGCAGGGACTGCGCTTCGTCAACGAGGCCGCACCCTACCTGGAATTCGTCGATGCCATGCATCGCGACAACGCCAGCAGCGGCGGTCGCTCGGTGCCGGCCTGGGTGATCTTCGATGGGCACTTCCGCTTCAACTACGCCATGGGCCCATTGATGCCGGCCCAGGTCATGCCCGACAGCCGCCTGCGCAAAGAGTGGCGCGACACCCTTTACTGGAAGGCCGACACCCTCGACGCGCTGGCCGCGCAGATTGGCGTCGACCCGCAGGGCCTGGCCGGCACCGTGGCCAAGGTCAACGCATATGCCCGCACCGGGGTTGACGAGGACTTCGGCCGCGGTGGCAACGTGTTCGACCGCTACTACGGCGACAGCAACATCAAACCCAACCCGTGCCTGGCACCGCTGCGCAAAGGCCCGTACTACGCCATGCGCCTGGACGCCGGCGACATCGGCACCAAGGGTGGCTTGCTGACCAACGCCCAGGCCCAGGTGGTGCGCGACGATGGCTCGCCGATTGCCGGCCTGTACGCCATCGGCAACTGCTCCGCCTCGGTGATGGGCACCAGTTACCCTGGCGCCGGCGGCACGCTGGGCCCGGCGATGACCTTCGCCTACATTGCCGCCAACCACCTCGCCGCACAGCGCAAGGAGGCCTGA